The DNA window GGTGTACTCGCTGGTGCGCGAGGGCCCCCGCTGGGCCATGGACCGCCTGGTGACCCTGCTGGTCATCGGCGCCTTCGCCGTGGCGATGTTCCCGCTGCTCTCCCTGCTGTGGGAGGTCATCCGACGGGGCCTGACCCGCGTGCTCGCCGCGAAGCCGTCCGTGCTCTCGTTCTGGACCTCGGACATGTCCGGCATCATCGGCGGCGCCGATGCGGGCGGCGTCCTCCACGCGACCGTGGGCACGCTGCTGATCACGCTGTGGGCCTCGATCATCTCCATCCCGATCGGTCTGTTCACCGCGATCTTCCTCGTGGAGTACGCGGATCAGGGGTGGAAGAAGACCCTCGGCACCGGCGTGACCTTCCTGGTCGACGTCATGACCGGCATCCCCTCCATCGTGGCGGGCCTGTTCGGCCTGGCCGTGTTCATCACCCTCATGCCGGACGCCAGCGTGCGCATGGGCATCATGGGCGCCGTCGCGCTGTCCCTGCTGATGATCCCCACCGTGGTGCGCAACAGCGAGGAGATGCTCCGGCTGGTCCCGATGGACCTGCGCGAGGCCTCCTATGCGCTGGGCGTGCCCAAGTGGCTCACCATCGTCAAGGTGGTGCTGCGCACCGCGATCGCGGGTCTGACCACCGGCATCACCCTCGCGATCGCCCGCGTGATCGGCGAGACCGCCCCGCTGCTGCTCACGGTCGGCATGGTGACCTCGATGAACTGGAACATGTTCGACGGGCGCATGGCGACCCTGCCCACGTTCATCAACCAGCAGTACCGTGCCGGCAGCGCCAACTGCATGAGCGACTCGGTCACCAACCCGATCACCCATGAGGTGTACGCCTGCTCGATCTCGACCAACATCGATCGCGCCTGGGCCGCAGCCTTCACCCTGATCGTCATCGTGATGGTGCTGAACATCGTCGCCCGACTGATCAGCCACTACTTCTCTCCCAAGCTCAGCCGCTGAGCCCTCGCCCCACCCGAAAGGACTCCAGATGGCAGCCCCTCAGCCCATCAACGTCGAGGATCTCGACATCTTCTACGGGGACTTCCTCGCCGTGGAGGGCGTGAACGTCCAGATCCGCCCGCGCTCGGTCACCGCGCTCATCGGCCCCTCCGGCTGCGGCAAGTCGACCTTCCTGCGCACCCTGAACCGCATGCACGAGGTCATCCCCGGCGCCTACGCCAAGGGCAAGGTCGAGATCAACGGCGAGGACATCTACGACTCCAAGGTGGACCCGGTCAACGTGCGCCGCCGCGTGGGCATGGTGTTCCAGAAGGCGAACCCCTTCCCGACCATGTCGATCCGGGACAACGTCCTGGCCGGCGTGAAGCTCAACAACCGGCGGATGTCCCGCTCAGCAGGGGACGAGCTGATGGAGAAGGCGCTCCGGGGGGCGAACCTCTGGAACGAGGTCAAGGACCGCCTGGACAAGCCCGGCATGGGCCTCTCCGGCGGCCAGCAGCAGCGCCTGTGCATCGCGCGGACCATCGCCGTGCAGCCCGAGGTGGTGCTGATGGACGAGCCGTGCTCGGCGCTCGATCCGATCTCGACCCTCGCCATCGAGGACCTGATCCACGAGCTCAAGCAGGAGTACACGATCGTGATCGTGACCCACAACATGCAGCAGGCGTCGCGCGTCTCGGACCGCACCGGCTTCTTCAACATCGCGGGCACCGGCAAGCCCGGTCACCTCATCGAGATCGACGACACCGACACGATCTTCACCAACCCGACGAACAAGCAGACCGAGGACTACATCTCGGGTCGTTTCGGCTGATCGACGTGCTGCGAGGCACGAGCGGCAGGAGATCAGCGGGACAGCACAGCTGATCGACGTGCCCATTCCGCACGCAGGGCGTGCGCTCCTCTCGGGGAGTGCACGCCCTGCGGCGTCGGTGGGGTGGCTCCCTCCACCCACGGTCTGACGCCGCAGGGTCAGGATCGATCCCCGGGCCGACGCGGCGGGCGGGGCGCGGGGACGACGCTGGATGCCATGAACACCGCACCCGTCTCCCACTCCGCTCCTGCCGGGCACCGTCCCGCCGATCCGGCACCGCAGCACGCCGCGCCCTCTGCGTCGCGGCACCCCGCTCCGGTCCTCTCCGCTCGCGGCCTGATCCAGACCTACGGCAGCGCGAGCGCAGCGACCCGCGCCCTGGACGGCGTGGACCTGGACATCGCCGCCGCCGATTCGCTCGCCGTGATGGGCCCGTCGGGCTGCGGCAAGACGACGCTGCTGCACATCCTCGCCGGCATCCTCACTCCCACCGCCGGCTCCGTGCAGCATGCCGGCATCGACCTCGCGTCCCTCGGGGACCGGCGTCGCACCCGCCTGCGTCGCAGCGACTTCGGCTTCGTCTTCCAGGACGGTCAGCTCCTTCCCGAGCTGACCGCACTGGAGAACGTGATCCTGCCGCGCATGCTCGGCGGCACCTCCCGACGCGCCGCGACCGCAGAGGCCGCCGGCTGGCTGGACCGTCTGGGCCTGTCGGGCATGCACGACCGTCGTCCCACCCAGCTCTCCGGCGGGCAGGCGCAGCGCGTCGCGATCGCCCGTGCGCTCGCCGGCAGGCCCTCGGTGGTCTTCGCCGATGAGCCCACCGGCGCCCTCGACCAGGACACCGGCAGCTCCGTGCTGCAGATCCTGGTCGACTCCTGCCTCGACACCGGCGCCAGCCTGGTGATGGTCACCCATGACGCGAAGGTCGCCGCCGCCTGCCGACGCACCGTCGCCATGCGCGACGGCCGCATCGCCCAGGAGTACGTGCGCCCCGAGGGCGCGGGGGCGACCCGATGAACGCCCTGCTCGCCTCCGCCCCGCTGCTGCTCCGGCGCCGAGGAGCCCTCGCCGACGTGCTCCCGGTGATCGCCTTCGCCGCGGCCACCACCATCACCGCGACCGTCCTCGGCGGCACCGCCGCCTTCGTCGGCCGGCTGCCGGCCTCGGGCCTGGAGATGCCCTCGGGCGAGGAGACGCTGATCCCCTTCCTCGTGATGTGTGCGATCACGGCCTCGGTCCTGCTGATCCCGAGCGCCATCGGGCTCGGCGGCTCCGCCGCACGGCTGTCCCTGGCGCGCCGGGAGAAGGATCTCGCCACGATCCGCCTGGTGGGCGGCACCGGCGGTCAGGTCGGCGCAGTGGCCGTGCTCGACGTCGCCGCCCAGGCGCTCCTGGGCGCGATCATCGGCAGCGTCCTGCATCTGGCGGTCGCCCCGCCGCTGACAGCGCTCGACTTCGGGATCGCTCCCTTCACCCTCGGGGAGCTGCTGCTCCCGTGGTGGGCGTACCCGCTGCTGGTGCTCGGGATGGTGCTCCTCGCCGCGGGGTCCGCGGCCGTGTCGCTCACCGGCGTGGTGCTCAGCCCCCTCGGCGTGGCCCGGGATTCGCGCGTGGTGCGGATGTCGGTGGTGCGCGTCGTGGTGTGGGTGGTCCTCATCGTGGGGCTGTTCGGATTCATGCAGGTCGGCGGGGCGCTGTTCGGCCAGTTCGCAGACGGCATGGTGACGATCGCGATCATGGTCGTCTTCGTCGGCGCGATCGTGGCCGGGGTCAACATCGTGGGTCCCTTCGTGGTCTGGGCGACGGCGCTTCTGGTCGCCCGCACCGCCCCGACCCCCTCTCTGCTGGTGGGGGCCCGACGCCTCGCCGCGGACCCCCGCGCCGGCTGGCGCGCCGTCTCCGGGATTACCTTCGCCCTGGTGATCGCCGGGTTCCTCACGGTGCTCTCGCTGATGACGCGCGGCAGCGGCAGCAGGCCGGAGGACGTCCTGATGGCGACCGCGCTGTCCACCGGCGGGCTGCTGACCCTCGGGATCGCCGCGGTGCTCGCGGCCGTCAGCACCGGGGTCACGCAGACCGCCCGGGTGATCGACCAGGCCCCGGTGCTGCGCGCCCAGCACATCGCCGGCGCCGAGGTGGGCCAGCTCCATCGCGCACGCATCGCGGAGATCTCCCTGCCCGTGCTGCTCAGCTCGATCCTCGCCACCCTCACGGCGCTGCTCGTCGTGGTGGCGGTGCTCGGCGCACCGAACCATCCGCTGGTCGCGGTGCAGTACCTGCTCAGCGTCCTCGCCTCCTACGCGCTGGTGATGGCCGCCGTGCTGGTCGCCTCGCCGCTGGTGCGCCGGTACGCGCTGCGTGGCGCCTGAGCCGACGCGGTGGGCAGTACGCTGGAGAGCATGGACATGGAGAACGTCGCCCCGACCGCGATCCCCGAGGGCGCGCACCTCATCGACGTGCGCGAGCAGAGCGAATGGGACGCGGGTCATGCCGCCCAGGCGCAGCATCTGCCGGCCAGCTCGCTGCTGGAGAACCTCGACCAGCTCCCCGAGGTGGACGAGCCGCTGTACATCGTGTGCCGCAGCGGCGGGCGCAGCTTCCAGGTCTCCCAGTGGCTGAACGGGAACGGCTTCGAGGCGATCAACGTCGCCGGCGGCATGGACCAGTGGTTCGAGGCCGGACTCCCGATCGTCTCCGACGGCGAGGGCGACGCCTTCATCCTCTGATCCGTCCGACCAGCTTCTCGGGGCCTGCGCCCCGGATGCCGGGCGGGCTCAGATCGAGATGACGTCCTTCAGCAGCGCGTAGCCCACGAACGCCACCACGTCGAGCAGGGTGTGCGCGATGATCAGCGGCATCGTGCGCCGGGTGCGCCGGTACCACTCTCCGAACACCAGCCCCATCACCAGGTTCGCGATCCCCGGACCCACCCCCTGATAGGTGTGGTACGCCCCGCGCAGCAGGGCGGAGGCGATGATGATCCGACGAGGTGACCAGCCCAGACGCTCGAGGCGCTGGAACAGGTACCCCACCACGATCACCTCCTCCAGCACGGCGTTCTTCACCGCGTGCAGCACCAGCACCGGGAGCGTCCACCAGTGGGTGTCCAGCGCCGCCGGGACCACCTCGACGGTCGCGCCCAGAGCGCGCCCCAGGTAGTAGATCGCGAGCCCAGGCACTCCGATGCCCGCGGCGATCAGCACCCCGTGCAGCAGGTCCCGCAGCGGCCGGCTGAGGTCGAGGCCCAGGTCCACCAGCGCCTGGTGCAGGGATCCGGCGGTGAGAGCGAGCAGCAGCAGGACCAGCGCGACCGGCATCAGCGTGAAGCCGATCGAGAGCAGCTGCTGGAGCAGGTCCAGCCACGGGTTCTCCTGCAGCGAGGAGTTCAGCGCGGTGGACTGCTCGGACAGCGGTCCGGCGGCGAGGGCCTGGATGAGGGCGATCGTCGAGTACACGGCGCTGCGGCCCAGCGACAGCGCGAGGACGATCAGCACCTCTGCGCGCACCAGGCGCCGGCTCGGGGTCAGGGTCTGCACCGCGTCATCGTCTCACCCGGCGGAGCGGCCCGGTCCTCGTGACAGACTCGAACCCATGACCCCGTCTCACATCGCCCCGCGCACCACTCGCCCCGTCGTCCTCATCACCGGTGCGAGCCGGGGGATCGGCCGGGCCGTCGCCGCGGACCTCGGCCCGGACCACCACCTCATCCTCGCCGGCCGGGACGAGCGGGCGCTGGACGCCCTCGCCGCCGAGCTGCCGTCGGCCGAGACCTTCGTCGCCGAGCTCACCGACCACGCCGCGACCGCCGCCGCGGTGGCGGCGCTGGATCTGGGGGAGGGGCTCTCCGGCGTGGTCCACTCCGCCGGCATCCTGGTCACCGGCTCCGTCGAGGAGCTCGACACCGCGGACTGGGAGCGCAACTTCGCCGTCAACGTCACCGCCGTCTCCGAGCTGACGCGGGTGCTGCTGCCCGCGCTGCGCGCCGCCCGCGGCACGGTCGTGGCCGTGAACTCGGGGGCCGGATACAACTCCAAGGGGAAGCGCAGCGCGTACTCGGCCTCGAAGTTCGCCCTGCGCGCCTGGACCGACGCGCTGCGCCAGGAGGAGCTGCCGCACGGGGTCCGCGTCAGCTCGGTGCACCCGGGTCGGGTGGACACGGACATGCAGCATGAGCTGCGCGCGGCGGAGAGCGGCGACTACGAGTCCGAGAAGTACCTGCGCCCCGAGACCGTCGCGGCGGCGATCAGCTACGTCCTGCGGGCCCCGGAGGAGGCGGTCATCGCGACGATCGACATCCGCCCCCGCGCGATCGGCTGAGACAGGGCGACGGGGCCCCGATGCGGGGTCCCGTCGCGGGCGTGATCAGGCCTGCGCGTCGTCCAGGTGCGAGACGAGCTGCGCGGCGTAGCCGACGTAGGTGTCGGGGCCGAGGGCCAGCAGACGCTCCTGCTCCGCCTCGGGCAGGCCCAGGCTGCGCACGAACTCGCGCATCCCCTCGCCGTCCACGCGGTGACCGCGGGTGAGGTCCTTGAGCCGCTCGTAGGGGTTGTCCAGGCCCGGCACGCCCTGCACGCCGAGGGTGCGCATGACCGACTGCACCGCCTCACCGAGCACCTCCCAGTTGCCGTCGAGGTCCGCGGCCATCGCGTCGGCGTCCACATCCAGGCCCGCGAGGCCCTTGCGGAGGTTCGCGATCGCGAGCAGCGAGTGGCCGAACGCGGGGCCGATGTTGCGCTGGGTGGTGGAGTCGGTGAGGTCGCGCTGCAGGCGCGAGGTGACCAGGGTCTGGGACAGCGAGTCCAGCAGAGCGCCGGAGATCTCGAGGTTCGCCTCGGCGTTCTCGAAGCGGATGGGGTTGACCTTGTGGGGCATGGTCGAGGAGCCGGTGCCGCCCTGGGCGGAGAGCCGCTGGCGGAAGTAGCCCATCGAGATGTAGGTCCACACGTCGGTGGCGAGGTTGTGCAGGATCCGCCCGGCGCGGGCGACGTCCGCGTAGACCTCGGCCTGCCAGTCATGGGACTCGATCTGGGTGGTCAGCGGGTTCCAGCTCAGGCCCAGGTGCTCCACGAAGGTGCGCGAGACCTCCTGCCAGTCGGCCGACGGAACGGATACCGCGTGGGCGGCGTAGGTGCCGGTCGCGCCGTTGATCTTGCCGAGGTACTCGTCGGCGAGGATCCGCTTCTCCTGGCGGCGGAGGCGGTGGGCGAACACCGCGATCTCCTTGCCGAGGGTGGTGGGGGTGGCGGGCTGGCCGTGGGTGCGCGAGAGCATCGGCACCTCGGCGGCGTCGCGGGCCAGGGCGGAGAGATCCTCGATCACCTCGCGCAGGGCGGGCAGCCACACCTTCTGGACCGCGCCCTGGACCATCAGGGCGTAGGAGAGGTTGTTGACGTCCTCGCTGGTGCAGTAGATGTGCACGACCTCGGCCAGGGGCTCGAGGGAGGTGCCGGCCAGGCGGCGCTTGATGTAGTACTCGATCGCCTTGACGTCGTGGACGGTCTCGCGCTCGATCTCGGCGTGCTCGGCGATGCCCTCGGCGCCGAAGTCCTCGGGGATGGCGCGCAGCAGGGCGCGCTCGTCCTCGGTGAGGGTGCGCAGGCCGGGGATGACCTCGCCGTCGAGCAGGTGGATCATCCACTCGGTCTCCACCACGAGGCGGGAGCGGTTCAGGGCCGCCTCGGAGAGGTGGTCCACCAGCGGCGCGGTCTGTGCGCGGTAGCGGCCGTCGAGCGGGGTCAGGGCGATCTGCGGGGTGATGTCCGCGAAGGAGTGAGCCATGAGGGCCATTCTCCCAGACCCGGAGGGGTCCGCGTCGGAGCGTTCCCCGACGCGGACCGTCCACGGGGACGGGCCCTGGTCGGGATCAGTCCCGTGCGGCGCGGGAGCGGTCCCCGCGGGACTCGCCGAGCCCGGTGACGGCCTCGACGATCGCGGAGAGGATGCCGATGATGATGCCGGCGCCCAGCGCCCACCAGAAGCTGTCGAACTGGAGGGTGAGCCCCGCCAGTCCCGAGACCCAGCTCGCGAGCAGCAGCATCAGCGTGTTGATGACCAGCTGGAACAGGCCGAGCGTGAGGCAGGTGAGGGGGAGCGCGAAGAACTCCAGGATCGGCTTCACGATCGTGTTGATCAGCGCCAGGATCAGGGCGATCGCTCCGATGGTGAGCACCTGCGTGAGCAGGCTCGCGCTGTTCTCGCCCAGGTGCATCCCGGGCAGGATCAGCGCGGTGATCCACAGGGCGAGGCCGGTGACGATGACGTGTCCGAGGAATCGCATGACGTCATTCTTCCCGGCGGAGCTGAACGCCGCATCGGGGTTATCCCCACTCCTCGTCCCGGGGCGGACGGATGACGGATGGTCGGCTGTTGTCCCCGGCGGGTCGCGCTGGCACGATCGGCGGATGGAGGCCGACGCTGCAGATCCTTGCGCCCCGCACCCGCCGACGCGCGAGACGGGGCAGGTGCGCTCCCTGACGGTGCGAGCGGCCGACGGTCGATCCCTGCACGCGCTCACCCAGGGCGAGGGTGATCATCTGGTCGTGCTCGAAGCAGGCCTCGGAGCGGGCGGGGCCTCCTGGGCGGGGGTGCTCGACCTGCTGGGACCGGAGGTGCGAGCGGTCGCCTATGACCGTGCCGGCTATGGCGGCAGCGACCGGGTCCGCGGGCCCCGCGATCTCGCCGCCCTCTCCGCGGATCTTCTCGCGGTGGTCGATGCCGTCCCCGATGATCGACTCGTGCTGGTGGGGCACAGCTGGGGCGGACCGATCGTGCGCCATGCCGCGCAGCAGCTCGCCGACCGCGGCCGGGAGGTGCGTGGCGTCCTCCTCGTGGATCCGGCCGAGGAGCTCGCGGACCTGTACTTCACCCCGCTCGCGCGCGGGATGAACCGGGCCCAGGGCGTGGCCCTCCCCGTCCTCGCCCGCCTCGGCCTTCTCGCGCCGCTGCAGCGCGCAGCCGTCTCCGGACTGCCCGAGGCGCTCCGGGCCGAGGCGGCCGCCTCCGTCTCGACGCTCGGGGCCGCGTTCGCGGTCGCCGAGGAGTCGCGGCACATGACCCGGGGACTCCAGTCCCTGCGCCTGGATCCGCCGCCTCCGCTCCCCGGCGCGGTCAGCGTGATCTCGGGCCGACGACCGGAGGGCCTCGGACGGCGGATGCGGGACGAGCTCACCGCGGCCCATCGGGCGCGGGCCGACCGCGAGCTGGGCCGGTTCCTGCCGGCCGAGCAGTCCGGGCATGTGGTCGGTGCGTCCCAGCCCGAGCTGATCGCCGGTGAGATCGAGCGTCTCCTGCGCTGAACGCGGCCCTCCCCGCACGGGTCGCCGGACTTACCCTGGGGACCATGTCGACTGAGCCCGCCGAGAACGTCCGCCTGCGCCCCGCCCTGGAGGACCTTCCGGTCTACGTGCCGGGCCGGCCCTCCGCCGACGACGGCGTCCCTCGCTTCAAGATCTCCTCCAACGAGTCGTCCTTCCCGCCCGTGCCCGCCGTGCGCGAGGCCGTGATCGACTCGCTCGACGCGATGTACCTCTACCCCGATGCGGCCGGCCTCGAGCTGCGTGCCGCGCTCGGGGAGATCCACGGTGTGGAGCCCACCCAGATCGCGCTGTCCAACGGCTCGGTGTCCGTCACCGCGGATCTGGTGCGGGCCCTGGTGGGAGAGGGCGATGAGGTGGTCTTCGCCTGGCGCTCCTTCGAGGCGTACCCGCTGCTGGTGGGCGGCCACGGCGGCACCTCGGTGCAGGTGCCGCTCGCCGCGTCCGGCGAGCACGACCTCGAGGCGATGGCCGCGGCGATCACCGACCGCACCCGGCTGGTGCTGCTGTGCACCCCGAACAACCCCACCGGCCCCTCGCTGTCCACCGAGCAGGTCGAGAGCTTCCTCGTCCAGGTGCCCGACCATGTCGTGGTCGCGATCGACGAGGCCTACCGGGAGTTCCACGACCCGGCCACGGTGCTGGGCACCGCCGGGATCTTCCGCCGCCACGGCAACGTGGTGCTGCTGCGCACCTTCTCGAAGCTGCAGGGACTGGCCGGTCTGCGCCTCGGCTACGCGGTCGCCCATCCCCGGCTGGCCACGGCGCTGGGCCAGGTCGCGGTTCCTTTCGCCGCCAGCAGCCCCGCACAGGCGGCGGCGCTGGCGAGCCTCCGACCCGAGGTGAGGGCGGAGCTCGATCGGCGTGCCGAGTGGGTGCGCTCCGAGCGCTCCCGCGTGCAGCGCGCGCTCGGCGAGCAGGGCTGGGAGCTGCCGTCGAGCCAGGGCAACTTCGTGTACTTCCCGGTGGGGGAGGACAGTCCGGAGTTCGCCGCCTTCTGCGACGCCCGCGGTCTGGTGCTGCGCGCCTACGGCGTCGAGGGCGTGCGCGCCACGATCGCCGAGCAGGAGGCGAACGATCTGCTGATCGAGATCGCCGGGGCCTGGCGCAGGCGCTGAGGCCGAGCCGGCGCGGGGCGCGGCGCGGCGCGGCGCCGGTCCGCTGCCGCGGCGCGGGGGAGCGACCGGTCGCCGGGGGAGATCCCCGGGCCGCACGGCACGAGGCGGACAGCATTACCGTCCGAGCACCTCTCACGGATACCCTCGATGGTGGTCGGGCCCCTGCCGAGGTGGGTGAGGGCGCCCGCGGCGTCCGAACCGACTGACACCGCCCGCCCGACCTCGAAGGACCGCCATGAGCACCCCCGCCGCGCCCGCCCCCGCACTCGGCGGAGCCCGAGCGAACGTGGTGTGGATCGCCGCGGTCACCGCGTACTCGATCGCCGTCCTGCAGCGCACCACCATGGGGGTCGCCGGGCTCGAGGCCACCGAGCGCTTCGGGGCCTCCGCCACGATCGTCTCCACCTTCGTGGTGCTGCAGCTGGCGGTCTACGCGATCTGCCAGATCCCCGCCGGCGTGCTGCTGGACCGCTACGGCTCCCGGGCCACCCTGGTGGCCGGCGCGCTGCTCATGGGTGCCGGTCAGCTGCTGATGGCCGAGACGGACACGGTGGGCGTGGCGATGGGGGCCCGCATCGTCCTGGGCGCCGGGGACGCGCTGACCTTCTCCAGCGCCATCCGACTGGTCCCCGCCTGGTTCCCCGCCGCGAAGGTCCCGATCCTCACCCAGCTCACGGGGATCCTGGGACAGGTCGGGCAGATCGCCTCCGCAGTGCCCTTCGTGGCGGTGCTGACCGTGGCCGGATGGGGCACCGCCTTCTCCGCCGCGGCCTCCGTGAGCGCGGTCGCGGCGCTGCTGGCGCTGCTGGTGGTCCGGGCCACGCCGCCCGGCGTGCCGCGGCCCCGTGCGCGCCAGGACCTCGCGAGGATCCCGCTGGTGCTCTCCCGGATCATCCGCCATCCCTCCACGCAGCTGGGCTTCTTCACCCACTTCACCGCGGGGTTCACCGGCATCTCCTTCTCGATGATGTGGGGCTACCCGTATCTCACCGCGGGGGAGGGGCTCAGCCGCCCCGCGGCCTCCGCCGTGATGACCGTGCTGGTGGTGGTCGCCGTCGTCGGCGGACCGCTGATCGGCGCGCTCACCCAGCGCCATCCGCTGCGCCGCTCCACCCTGGTGCTGCTGATCGTGGGCGCGATCGGGGTCCCGCTGGTCGCGCTCGTGCTGTGGCCGGGGCCCGCCCCGATGTGGCTGCTGATCCTGCTGGTCTCGGGCTTCTCGATCGGCGGGCCCGCCAGCAGCGTCGGCTTCGACTTCCCGCGCACCGACCTGGCCCGGCACCGGCTGGGCACGGCGACCGGGATGGTGATCATGGGCGGCTTCATCGGCGGTCTGATCTCGATCCTGCTGATCGGCGTGGTGCTGGACCTCCTGCGGCCCGACGGGGACTACGACCTCCACGCGTTCCGCCTCGCCTTCGCGGTGCAGCTGCCGCTGCTCGCCGTCGGCGTGGTGGGGATGCTGGTCACGCGGCGCTCCCTGCGTCGCCGCATGGCCGCGCGGGGCCTCGAGGTGCCGCCGTGGCGCGATCTGTGGAGATCCGGCAGATGGCGGCGCCTGTAAGGGCTTGCCCAGGCCCCTGCGCTGGCGTAGCGTTCCTCCCGACACTTAATTTCAAGGAGGAAGTATGTCTTTCACGCTGGGGATCATCGGGATCGGCCAGTTCGGCTCCCACTTCGCCGAGCTGTTCGCCGCCCACCCCGAGATCGAGGCGCTCTACGCCGTCGACGCCGTCCCCGAGAGGATCGACGCGGTGGAGGCGCGCGGTGTCACCTTCGACAAGCGCTTCGACACCCTCGAGGACCTCCTCGCCTCCGACGTCGATGCGGTGGCGATCTTCACCCAGCGCTGGACCCACGGTCAGCACGCCCTGGCCGCGCTGCGCGCGGGCAAGCACGTCTACTCCGCGGTGCCGATGGCCATCGAGGAGGAGGAGATCCGTCAGATCACGGAGGAGGTGCAGCGCACGGGCCTGGTCTACATGATGGGCGAGACCAGCCAGTACAACGCCGCCGTGGTCCTGGCCCGACGGATCCACCGCTCCGGTGCCTTCGGCGAGGTGTTCTACGCCGAGGGCGACTACGTCCATGACATGGACCTGGGCTTCTACGACGCCTACAAGTACTCCGGCGGCGAGCAGTGGAAGTCCACCGCCTCCTACCCGCCTCTGCTCTACCCGACCCACTCCATCGGCGGCATCCTCGGCGTGATCGGCGAGCGCTACGCGACCTCGGTCTCCGCCCTCGGTCGCCCCGACACCCGCGGCGACGGCGTCTTCGACAAGGACGTCTCGATGTTCGGCAACGACGTCTCCAACGCCTTCGCCCTGTTCGGGATGGACAACGGCGGGGCCTTCCGCACCAACGAGCTGCGCCGCGTGGGCTACCCCAGCCACAAGCGCGAGTCCCGCTTCCGCTTCTTCGGCGAGGAGTCCAGCTTCGAGGAGACGGTCGACGTCACCTACTGGCACGACAAGAAGCGCGTGCTGGACGTGACCGAGCTGATCGCCACCGGCTCCACCATGAGCCTGGACGACCCGCGGCTGGCGGACGTCTCCCCGGCCCTGCGCGACGCCTTCGTCGCCGGCGCCGCCCAGGTGCACCATCAGGCCCGCCTGCCCAAGGAGTTCCAGGGCATGCCCAACGGGCACGAGGGGGCGCACCACTTCCTCGTGGACGACTTCGCGCGCGCCGTGGCGGACGGCCACCAGCCCTTGGTCAATGCCTGGCAGGCCGCCCGCTACACCCTGCCCGGCGTCATCGCCCACCAGTCGATGAACCAGGGCGGCGAGCGACTGGAGATCCACGACCTCGGCGAGAGCCCGCTGCCCGTGGTCGACCTCGA is part of the Brachybacterium ginsengisoli genome and encodes:
- a CDS encoding phage holin family protein; protein product: MRFLGHVIVTGLALWITALILPGMHLGENSASLLTQVLTIGAIALILALINTIVKPILEFFALPLTCLTLGLFQLVINTLMLLLASWVSGLAGLTLQFDSFWWALGAGIIIGILSAIVEAVTGLGESRGDRSRAARD
- a CDS encoding alpha/beta fold hydrolase yields the protein MEADAADPCAPHPPTRETGQVRSLTVRAADGRSLHALTQGEGDHLVVLEAGLGAGGASWAGVLDLLGPEVRAVAYDRAGYGGSDRVRGPRDLAALSADLLAVVDAVPDDRLVLVGHSWGGPIVRHAAQQLADRGREVRGVLLVDPAEELADLYFTPLARGMNRAQGVALPVLARLGLLAPLQRAAVSGLPEALRAEAAASVSTLGAAFAVAEESRHMTRGLQSLRLDPPPPLPGAVSVISGRRPEGLGRRMRDELTAAHRARADRELGRFLPAEQSGHVVGASQPELIAGEIERLLR
- a CDS encoding histidinol-phosphate transaminase, which produces MSTEPAENVRLRPALEDLPVYVPGRPSADDGVPRFKISSNESSFPPVPAVREAVIDSLDAMYLYPDAAGLELRAALGEIHGVEPTQIALSNGSVSVTADLVRALVGEGDEVVFAWRSFEAYPLLVGGHGGTSVQVPLAASGEHDLEAMAAAITDRTRLVLLCTPNNPTGPSLSTEQVESFLVQVPDHVVVAIDEAYREFHDPATVLGTAGIFRRHGNVVLLRTFSKLQGLAGLRLGYAVAHPRLATALGQVAVPFAASSPAQAAALASLRPEVRAELDRRAEWVRSERSRVQRALGEQGWELPSSQGNFVYFPVGEDSPEFAAFCDARGLVLRAYGVEGVRATIAEQEANDLLIEIAGAWRRR
- a CDS encoding MFS transporter, which codes for MSTPAAPAPALGGARANVVWIAAVTAYSIAVLQRTTMGVAGLEATERFGASATIVSTFVVLQLAVYAICQIPAGVLLDRYGSRATLVAGALLMGAGQLLMAETDTVGVAMGARIVLGAGDALTFSSAIRLVPAWFPAAKVPILTQLTGILGQVGQIASAVPFVAVLTVAGWGTAFSAAASVSAVAALLALLVVRATPPGVPRPRARQDLARIPLVLSRIIRHPSTQLGFFTHFTAGFTGISFSMMWGYPYLTAGEGLSRPAASAVMTVLVVVAVVGGPLIGALTQRHPLRRSTLVLLIVGAIGVPLVALVLWPGPAPMWLLILLVSGFSIGGPASSVGFDFPRTDLARHRLGTATGMVIMGGFIGGLISILLIGVVLDLLRPDGDYDLHAFRLAFAVQLPLLAVGVVGMLVTRRSLRRRMAARGLEVPPWRDLWRSGRWRRL
- a CDS encoding Gfo/Idh/MocA family protein — encoded protein: MSFTLGIIGIGQFGSHFAELFAAHPEIEALYAVDAVPERIDAVEARGVTFDKRFDTLEDLLASDVDAVAIFTQRWTHGQHALAALRAGKHVYSAVPMAIEEEEIRQITEEVQRTGLVYMMGETSQYNAAVVLARRIHRSGAFGEVFYAEGDYVHDMDLGFYDAYKYSGGEQWKSTASYPPLLYPTHSIGGILGVIGERYATSVSALGRPDTRGDGVFDKDVSMFGNDVSNAFALFGMDNGGAFRTNELRRVGYPSHKRESRFRFFGEESSFEETVDVTYWHDKKRVLDVTELIATGSTMSLDDPRLADVSPALRDAFVAGAAQVHHQARLPKEFQGMPNGHEGAHHFLVDDFARAVADGHQPLVNAWQAARYTLPGVIAHQSMNQGGERLEIHDLGESPLPVVDLDADQEPLDLEALYAEQEARTGTAAE